In Chrysoperla carnea chromosome 2, inChrCarn1.1, whole genome shotgun sequence, the following proteins share a genomic window:
- the LOC123294098 gene encoding plexin domain-containing protein 2 isoform X1 encodes MARECVVVIKCCFLFCLFINNIYASIDRGFSDIELYDINPTYLDNFDDTFIDIKRVRKRDVTNTKDENPIDTNRSDRVLNPTATTKFENKTITKTKITILSDTPNKLLGVNGTGQRLHYDETEKPTHVLETIHKATDNITTNSNVSLNNSIAPNINITKTNQTSENNDNDDEISIDKFTLKEEEQILDKEIIEKNYTKKYEEDHLYYSSTFMVDPVAANKHWVDMDNHSDVKVNELLSQSHRRAATVKLSFDFPFYGHPIRNITIATGGFLYTGEYVHSWLAATQYIAPLMANFDTSLSNDSFVKYVDRGDSFTVLWEKVSLRDKPNDGEFTFEATLHKNGDIVFVYKDVPVIIEDIKDDHHPVKVGLSDAYIIDRTIFFVRRKTIYEYHRVQFVRQDIKNWTVIYLRATQTCLEMKDCASCLTQVKHFTCKWCETMKKCSNGIFRKRQDWMFNGCEQHQISNASRCSAAEKSEYFNNTNKMNQNEDSSIMDAKKSASIQHQDNLHRSQSNDENMGLSSVIGVMFLLGLVCVLVGWVLYAYRNPHTSSGQFLIRQGWDCCSTSQYRPSQWSWRRGEARYTAATIHM; translated from the exons ATGGCGAGAGAATGTGTAGTTGTGATTaagtgttgttttttattttgtttatttattaataatatatatgcatCAATTGACagag GATTCAGTGACATCGAATTATATGACATTAATCCaacatatttagataattttgacGACacatttattgatataaaaagagtACGTAAACGAGATGTAACAAATACCAAAGATGAAAATCCTATAGACACCAATAGAAGCGATCGAGTTTTAAATCCAACAGCAACAAcgaagtttgaaaataaaacaataacaaaaacgaaaataacaattttatctgaTACACCGAATAAATTATTAGGTGTAAATGGTACAGGACAACGATTGCATTATGACGAAACtg AAAAACCAACACATGTACTTGAAACAATTCACAAAGCAACTGATAACATTACAACGAATTCAAATGTATCACTCAACAATAGCATAGCACCtaacataaatataacaaaaaccaATCAAACGAgcgaaaataatgataatgatgatgaaaTATCAATCgataaatttactttaaaagaaGAGGAACAAATTTTAGACaaggaaataattgaaaaaaattacacaaaaaagtATGAAGAGGatcatttatattattcgaGTACCTTTATGGTAGATCCAGTAGCCGCTAATAAGCATTGGGTTGACATGGATAATCATAGTGATGTTAAAGTTAATGAATTATTGTCGCAGTCGCATCGAAGAGCAGCG aCGGTGAAATTATCAtttgattttccattttatgGTCATCCAATACGTAATATCACTATTGCAACTGGTGGTTTTCTTTATACGGGGGAATATGTTCACTCATGGTTGGCAGCTACACAATATATAGCACCGTTAATGGCAAATTTCGATACAAGTTTGTCGAACGATAGTTTTGTGAAATATGTAGATCGTG gtGATTCTTTTACCGTACTCTGGGAAAAAGTATCATTACGTGACAAACCTAATGATGGTGAATTTACATTTGAAGCAACATTACATAAAAATGGGGATatagtttttgtatataaagatGTTCCTGTTATTATTGAAGATATCAAAGATGATCATCATCCGGTAAAAGTTGGGCTTTCCGATGCATATATTATTGATCGCACAATATTCT TTGTACGACGTAAAACAATTTATGAATATCACCGTGTACAATTTGTTCgtcaagatattaaaaattggaCTGTGATATATTTGCGTGCGACACAAACATGTTTAGAAATGAAAGATTGTGCAAGTTGTTTGACACAAGTAAAAcattttacatgtaaatggtgtGAGACtatgaaaaaatgttcaaatggAATATTTCGTAAACGCCAAGATTGGATGTTTAACGGTTGTGAACaacatcaaatttcaaatgcaAGTCGTTGTTCAGCAGCAGAGAaaagtgaatattttaataatacaaataaaatgaatcaaaatgaGGATTCATCAATAATGGATGCAAAAAAGTCAGCATCAATTCAACATCAAGATAATTTGCATAGATCCCAATCAAACGATGAAAATATGGGATTGTCTAGTGTAATTGGTGTTATGTTTTTATTGGGTTTAGTTTGTGTGTTAGTTGGTTGGGTTTTATATGCTTACAGAAATCCTCATACAAGTAGTGGGCAATTTTTAATTAGG CAAGGATGGGATTGTTGTTCTACTTCACAG tatcgGCCGAGTCAATGGAGTTGGCGAAGAGGAGAAGCCCGTTACACAGCAGCTACTATTCATATGTGa
- the LOC123293689 gene encoding uncharacterized protein LOC123293689 — protein MMTPLDDFVYLINQVLLGEEPTIEDFILLVGTLVAFIAFILWCCCPATPREMHSPPQYEYQQYTRHHHPKRNNRYQQQHYH, from the exons atgatGACACCACttgatgattttgtttatttaataaatcaagtgtTGTTAGGTGAAGAACCg acaatTGAAGATTTTATATTACTTGTGGGAACATTAGTTGCATTCATTGCATTTATTTTATGGTGTTGTTGTCCTGCAACACCCAGAGAAATGCATTCTCCACCACAATATGAATATCAACAATATACAAGGCATCATCACCCAAAACGTAATAATAGGTATCAACAGCaacattatcattaa
- the LOC123294098 gene encoding plexin domain-containing protein 2 isoform X2, whose product MARECVVVIKCCFLFCLFINNIYASIDRGFSDIELYDINPTYLDNFDDTFIDIKRVRKRDVTNTKDENPIDTNRSDRVLNPTATTKFENKTITKTKITILSDTPNKLLGVNGTGQRLHYDETEKPTHVLETIHKATDNITTNSNVSLNNSIAPNINITKTNQTSENNDNDDEISIDKFTLKEEEQILDKEIIEKNYTKKYEEDHLYYSSTFMVDPVAANKHWVDMDNHSDVKVNELLSQSHRRAATVKLSFDFPFYGHPIRNITIATGGFLYTGEYVHSWLAATQYIAPLMANFDTSLSNDSFVKYVDRGDSFTVLWEKVSLRDKPNDGEFTFEATLHKNGDIVFVYKDVPVIIEDIKDDHHPVKVGLSDAYIIDRTIFFVRRKTIYEYHRVQFVRQDIKNWTVIYLRATQTCLEMKDCASCLTQVKHFTCKWCETMKKCSNGIFRKRQDWMFNGCEQHQISNASRCSAAEKSEYFNNTNKMNQNEDSSIMDAKKSASIQHQDNLHRSQSNDENMGLSSVIGVMFLLGLVCVLVGWVLYAYRNPHTSSGQFLIRYRPSQWSWRRGEARYTAATIHM is encoded by the exons ATGGCGAGAGAATGTGTAGTTGTGATTaagtgttgttttttattttgtttatttattaataatatatatgcatCAATTGACagag GATTCAGTGACATCGAATTATATGACATTAATCCaacatatttagataattttgacGACacatttattgatataaaaagagtACGTAAACGAGATGTAACAAATACCAAAGATGAAAATCCTATAGACACCAATAGAAGCGATCGAGTTTTAAATCCAACAGCAACAAcgaagtttgaaaataaaacaataacaaaaacgaaaataacaattttatctgaTACACCGAATAAATTATTAGGTGTAAATGGTACAGGACAACGATTGCATTATGACGAAACtg AAAAACCAACACATGTACTTGAAACAATTCACAAAGCAACTGATAACATTACAACGAATTCAAATGTATCACTCAACAATAGCATAGCACCtaacataaatataacaaaaaccaATCAAACGAgcgaaaataatgataatgatgatgaaaTATCAATCgataaatttactttaaaagaaGAGGAACAAATTTTAGACaaggaaataattgaaaaaaattacacaaaaaagtATGAAGAGGatcatttatattattcgaGTACCTTTATGGTAGATCCAGTAGCCGCTAATAAGCATTGGGTTGACATGGATAATCATAGTGATGTTAAAGTTAATGAATTATTGTCGCAGTCGCATCGAAGAGCAGCG aCGGTGAAATTATCAtttgattttccattttatgGTCATCCAATACGTAATATCACTATTGCAACTGGTGGTTTTCTTTATACGGGGGAATATGTTCACTCATGGTTGGCAGCTACACAATATATAGCACCGTTAATGGCAAATTTCGATACAAGTTTGTCGAACGATAGTTTTGTGAAATATGTAGATCGTG gtGATTCTTTTACCGTACTCTGGGAAAAAGTATCATTACGTGACAAACCTAATGATGGTGAATTTACATTTGAAGCAACATTACATAAAAATGGGGATatagtttttgtatataaagatGTTCCTGTTATTATTGAAGATATCAAAGATGATCATCATCCGGTAAAAGTTGGGCTTTCCGATGCATATATTATTGATCGCACAATATTCT TTGTACGACGTAAAACAATTTATGAATATCACCGTGTACAATTTGTTCgtcaagatattaaaaattggaCTGTGATATATTTGCGTGCGACACAAACATGTTTAGAAATGAAAGATTGTGCAAGTTGTTTGACACAAGTAAAAcattttacatgtaaatggtgtGAGACtatgaaaaaatgttcaaatggAATATTTCGTAAACGCCAAGATTGGATGTTTAACGGTTGTGAACaacatcaaatttcaaatgcaAGTCGTTGTTCAGCAGCAGAGAaaagtgaatattttaataatacaaataaaatgaatcaaaatgaGGATTCATCAATAATGGATGCAAAAAAGTCAGCATCAATTCAACATCAAGATAATTTGCATAGATCCCAATCAAACGATGAAAATATGGGATTGTCTAGTGTAATTGGTGTTATGTTTTTATTGGGTTTAGTTTGTGTGTTAGTTGGTTGGGTTTTATATGCTTACAGAAATCCTCATACAAGTAGTGGGCAATTTTTAATTAGG tatcgGCCGAGTCAATGGAGTTGGCGAAGAGGAGAAGCCCGTTACACAGCAGCTACTATTCATATGTGa
- the LOC123292611 gene encoding cilia- and flagella-associated protein 69-like has protein sequence MAQLGVINLCILKMYSEDELIEDISIPQQKKEIINFDNLYVPYMEQLTTFLWGILMGLRQIPKDELRAINSPGISQMWCLRYILRKTVLKGNNQSTRNDIMGLILLIISIFHFTPIVEAGLAEDIVLLSMITEMREKITWLNDLKFEASNDDLKFKQMAILITCYCLKDAAQIQVLQHFQVLTMYLKIVNSKFEPIGVPWSKCQQKLLLLTVLRAFTILVPVCLDEFIKNNGFHQISFLVEEFTFCPYDIDILYSVCKTLNVIVKTKDRNLLEHLRSLRSSNTFIYIQSYPINRSLQLTLAVLDRFLTPSMHDSPISNKLIMCLGGFIWEAIAWTPAHLKQFINAGGVFYILDVIEKGIFPVKMVYIGILVDILDEGSCITQLITWRGGNDKRTLLIPMLLSTYRYEEKRIRVQRQKDGCVFDGSFPIMGEEQWFETFFMKNDTKSSPAIIDLLISARPKIYAIIHMLRERYAEMVKIANEHYKTFKENLSYSDQITMVIAGNFFALKLSEIWEEVRRDLQVAGIKPLAIDFNNLTTLIVRHRKWMNHLVETQKSILNEYNKIETKEFNDLWQLLRENTLQNSLEGLKEMDFQLRTSDIRFRKNRKHARIEQINQIDQSVTDKVNTTLPRNIDVQSVYNLRVQL, from the exons ATGGCTCAACTTGGAGTTATTAATTTGTGTATACTGAAAATGTACTCAGAGGATGAATTAATTGAGGATATTTCAATTCCACAacagaaaaaagaaataataaattttgataatttatatgtGCCATACATGGAACAATTGACAACATTTTTATGGGGAATTTTGATGGGATTACGACAGATTCCAAAAGATGAACTACGTGCAATAAATTCCCCAGGAATATCTCAGATGTG gTGCCTTCGATACATTCTTCGCAAAACAGTATTAAAGGGGAATAATCAATCCACTCGAAACGATATAATGGGtttaatattactaataatatcaatatttcattttactcCTATAGTTGAAGCCGGATTAGCTGAAG ATATTGTTTTGTTATCGATGATAACAGAGATGCGAGAAAAAATTACATGGTTGAATGATCTTAAATTTGAAGCGAGTAACGAtgatttaaaattcaaacaaatggCTATTTTGATTACATGTTACTGTTTAAAAGATGCTGCTCAAATACAG GTACTTCAACACTTTCAAGTGTTAACAATGTATTTAAAGattgtaaattcaaaatttgagcCTATTGGTGTTCCATGGAGTAAATGTCAACAAAAACTATTGTTATTGACAGTGCTGCGTGCATTTACCATACTTGTACCAGTTTGTTTGGATGAATTTATCAAGAATAATGGATTTCATCA aatttcatttttagtgGAAGAATTCACATTTTGTCCATACGATATTGACATATTATATTCAGTCTGTAAAACACTAAATGTAATTGTCAAAACAAAAGATAGAAATTTATTAGAACATTTACGAAGTTTACGTTCTAGTAACACTTTTATTT ATATTCAATCGTATCCAATAAATAGATCACTTCAATTAACACTAGCTGTTCTTGATCGTTTTCTAACACCGAGTATGCATGATTCacctatttcaaataaattaataatgtgcTTGGGTGGCTTCATATGGGAGGCAATTGCATGGACTCCGGcacatttaaaacaattcattaaTGCTGGTGGTGTTTTTTACATATTGGACGTTATTgag AAAGGAATATTTCCCGTCAAAATGGTGTACATAGGTATTTTAGTTGACATTTTGGATGAAGGGTCGTGTATAACACAATTAATTACTTGGCGTGGTGGAAATGATAAACGTACACTACTAATACCTATGTTACTATCAACATATCGATATGAAGAGAAACGAATACGTGTACAAAGGCAAAAAGATGGTTGCGTATTTG ACGGAagcttcccaataatgggtgaAGAACagtggtttgaaacattttttatgaagaatGATACAAAATCTAGTCCAGCAATAATAGACCTATTAATTAGTGCACGACCTAAAATTTATGCAATTATACATATGTTGCGTGAAAGATATGCAGAAATGGTAAAAATTGCGAACGAGCATTATAAAACATTCAAGGAAAATTTGTCATATAGTGATCAG ataacaaTGGTAATTGctggaaatttttttgctttaaaattaaGCGAAATATGGGAAGAAGTTCGCCGTGATTTACAAGTGGCTGGCATAAAACCATTggcaattgattttaataatttaaccaCATTAATAGTCAGACATCGAAAATGGATGAATCATTTAGTTGAAactcaaaaatcgattttaaatgAGTACAATAAAATCGAGACCAAAGAATTCAACGACTTATGGCAATTACTTAGAGAAAATACATTACAAAATTCATTAGAAGGATTAAAAGAAATGGATTTTCAACTTCGTACAAGTGACATACGATTCCGTAAAAATCGTAAACATGCTCGAATAgaacaaataaatcaaattgatcAATCAGTAACTGATAAAGTAAATACAACTTTGCCTAGAAACATAGATGTTCAA tctGTTTACAATTTACGAGTACAATTATGA